A stretch of the Actinoalloteichus fjordicus genome encodes the following:
- a CDS encoding carbohydrate ABC transporter permease produces MTSTRRPWLLTGIATAIVAVFLLPLYWMAATALKRPEDVLATPPQWLPIPPSGAGFSSAVSDPLLFQALLSSAIIASGTTILTLLLAAPVTYAIARTRVPGSRLMLLAMMVAQLLPSIVLAAPLLLLMRIVGLTDTHLGLILADTTLTLPFAVIVLRPLMAALPAELEEAARMDGASVVALLRRIVLPVLRPGLIAAGAFAFLLAWGEFVFGITLASSESVQPVTVLLNSFVGRYGTAWGSLMAVATLISVPIVLIFAAFQRFIVSGLTAGSVKS; encoded by the coding sequence ATGACGTCGACGCGACGGCCGTGGCTGCTCACCGGGATCGCGACGGCGATCGTGGCGGTCTTCCTGCTGCCGCTGTACTGGATGGCCGCCACCGCGCTGAAGCGTCCGGAGGACGTCCTGGCCACCCCGCCGCAGTGGCTGCCGATCCCGCCGTCCGGCGCCGGATTCTCCTCGGCGGTCTCGGACCCGCTGCTGTTCCAGGCCCTGCTGAGCAGCGCGATCATCGCGTCGGGTACCACGATCCTGACACTGCTGCTCGCCGCCCCGGTGACCTATGCGATCGCCCGCACCCGGGTGCCCGGCTCCCGGCTGATGCTGCTGGCGATGATGGTCGCGCAGTTGTTGCCGAGCATCGTGCTGGCCGCACCGCTGCTGCTGCTCATGCGGATCGTCGGACTCACCGACACCCATCTGGGGCTGATCCTGGCCGACACGACCCTGACGCTGCCCTTCGCCGTCATCGTGCTGCGACCGCTGATGGCGGCGCTGCCCGCCGAGCTGGAGGAGGCCGCCCGCATGGACGGCGCCTCGGTGGTCGCCCTGTTGCGCCGCATCGTGCTCCCGGTGCTGCGACCGGGACTGATCGCGGCGGGCGCGTTCGCGTTCCTCCTGGCCTGGGGCGAGTTCGTCTTCGGCATCACCCTGGCCAGCTCGGAGTCCGTGCAGCCGGTGACGGTGCTGCTGAACTCCTTCGTCGGCCGCTACGGCACGGCGTGGGGCTCGCTGATGGCCGTGGCCACCTTGATCAGCGTGCCGATAGTCCTGATCTTCGCGGCCTTCCAGCGCTTCATCGTCAGCGGCCTCACGGCGGGCAGCGTCAAGTCCTGA
- a CDS encoding carbohydrate ABC transporter permease produces MSTARRREGLLLAAPALLFLLALLAFPLLYNLVTSVLDVDLAGLLGEGTPFVGAENYRAAVSEAEFWSAVGLTVVFTVSSLVLQFGIGFALALLFARPFPLNGLLRSLMLVAWLLPPVVSGSLFRWMLDADAGAYNAILRSLGLEALTNAWLTDTGTALAGVIFANVWIGVPFNMILLLVGLTSLDRDLYSSAALDGASVWQRFRYLTVPLMRPVAAAVLLLGLIYTFKAFDLIFVMTGGGPVDATRVLPLLAYERFFEFFRFGEGAAITVLLLVIPLVVSLWYVRQLGKETDR; encoded by the coding sequence GTGTCGACGGCCCGCAGGAGGGAGGGTCTGCTGCTCGCGGCGCCCGCGCTGCTCTTCCTCCTGGCGCTCCTGGCCTTTCCGCTGCTCTACAACCTGGTGACCTCCGTCCTGGACGTCGATTTGGCCGGCCTGCTCGGCGAGGGAACCCCGTTCGTCGGCGCCGAGAACTACCGGGCGGCGGTCTCGGAGGCCGAGTTCTGGTCGGCCGTGGGACTGACCGTCGTGTTCACCGTCAGCTCGCTCGTCCTCCAGTTCGGCATCGGGTTCGCCCTGGCGCTGCTGTTCGCGCGCCCGTTCCCGCTGAACGGCCTGCTGCGGTCGCTGATGCTCGTGGCCTGGCTGCTGCCGCCGGTGGTCAGCGGCTCGTTGTTCCGCTGGATGCTCGACGCCGACGCGGGCGCCTATAACGCGATCCTGCGCTCGCTGGGGCTGGAGGCGCTGACCAACGCCTGGCTCACCGACACCGGCACCGCGCTGGCGGGGGTGATCTTCGCGAACGTCTGGATCGGCGTGCCGTTCAACATGATCCTGCTGCTGGTCGGCCTCACCTCGCTGGATCGTGATCTCTACTCCTCTGCCGCGTTGGACGGGGCGAGTGTCTGGCAGCGGTTCCGGTACCTGACCGTCCCGCTGATGCGGCCGGTGGCGGCGGCCGTGCTGCTGCTCGGGCTGATCTACACGTTCAAAGCCTTCGACCTGATCTTCGTGATGACCGGCGGCGGGCCGGTGGACGCCACCAGGGTGCTTCCGCTGCTCGCCTATGAACGGTTCTTCGAGTTCTTCCGGTTCGGCGAGGGCGCCGCGATCACCGTCCTGCTGCTGGTGATCCCGCTGGTGGTGTCGCTCTGGTACGTCCGCCAGCTCGGCAAGGAGACCGACCGATGA